The Balneola vulgaris DSM 17893 region AAGCTTAAGTACAATTCCTGCCGGTGGCTTTTGCTCCCCTTTTGTCCACACAAAAGGGGAAGGGATTGTGGTTCAGTGGCCTAAGAAAGATCCTGTCTATCAGTTGGTAGAGATGGTTACAAAAAAAATACTGTCACCCTGAGCTGATGAATACTACAAAGGCCACTTTATCAGTTGCGAAGGGTCTCAAACCTTGAACTAGCTTTGGGTAGTGCGTTCATTTGAGATCCTTCGTGTTAGCACCCTTCAGCCTCATCACAGTCTTTCCTACTCAGGATTGTAGATGTCATGTAATTCGTTGACAGCTTTTTTGGTTGGATATATAAGTTAAATAGCAGCTTTGTTTTCGATCTCTAGACTTCTCGTATACACTCGAAGTGACAAAGTTTATTACAAGATTCAGCTTATAATTAATGGGTCATCCTGAACTTGATTCAGGATCTGTAGGGGGAAGCTCTTTGCACTGCAAGAATCTAAAGCAACGCTTCGTGCAACAACCCTTACGCACAACCATAGCCATCTTAAGATCCTGAATCACGCTGCACTGCGTTCCGCTGTTCAGGATGACGGCGTTGGTTGGGGAGATGGGTAAACTAGTGAATTTATATCCCTTTAAGCGAAGCTGGAGCTTCTAGAATACGTTCCCAACAAGGACGTTGGGAACGAGGTGAAAATACCTAACATCTAAAAGGATGACGACCTTGGTTGTTTGACTAGTTGCTTGGTAAAACCTCTGGGGTTTGTACCATGAGAATGCAAAAGAATTAATTACCCTTGCTTAAACTTGAATAAGTTTTCAGCCCCAACTTTTTCTTCCGCTTGGTTTAATGCATACATAGAATCGAGTAGCACAATCGGGTTGCCCTCTAAGTCTTGTGTAACATGCGTTGAATAGCTCGCATTGAGTTTTTCAATAACCTCATCATTGTCGTTTGGCAACCAACGCGCACAGTAATAGGCCACGGGTGTTTTCACAAGCTCCACACTGTATTCTTCTTTCATACGATGTTCAACTACTTCAAACTGTAGCACACCCACCGTACCAAGTAGCAATTCATTACCTACGCCGTTTGGCACCTCAAATACGTGAACTACCCCTTCCTCAGATAACTGCTTTAAGCCTTCCCGTAGCTGCTTTCTCTTGAAAGGGTCTTTGGTTGCCACTTTTTGAAAATGTTCGGGAGTAAAAAGCGGGATTACATCGAATCGCACTTTCTTCTTTTCAAAGATTGTACTTCCGATTCTAAAATCACCGGGATTGAAGATCGATACTATATCGCCGGGAAAAGCCTCTTCTAGTAACTGCCTGTCATCACCCATTAATGTATGTGGCGTTGCTAGTTTAATTTTCTTGCCACTATTCGCAATCACGACATTTTGGCCACGCTGGAATTTACCAGAAGCAATACGAATGAAAGCCGCGCAGTCGCGATGGCCCGGATTCATATTTGCCTGCATTTTGAAGATAAAGCCCGAAAATGCATCCCCAACATCGCGAGTTCCACCTTCTGAGTGTTCATACCCTTGTGGAGACGGTGCCAGTTGATGGAAGTACGTCAAAAACACATCCAGCCCAAAGTTATTCAACGCCGAACCAAAGAATACAGGCGTCACTTTACCACTGTTGTACAAGTCCTTATCCATGTTTGGATACATATCCTCGATCAACATCACCTCTTCACGAAAGGCTTCTTTCTCCGTTTCTGAAAGGTTGCTCTGAGCTAGAGCTTCTTCAACATCCATTGTTTCGGTGATGGCTTTTTTAGCCCCGTGATCAGCCTTCTCATACACATGAACTTTGCCACCAATTACATCATATATCCCTTGGAATTTCTGCCCATACCCTAGTGGCCAGCTTGCCGGAACGGCTTCGATACCCAGCTTGGCTTCAATATTACTCAACACTTCCAGTGGATCCATACCGGGGCGATCGCACTTATTTACAAAGGTGATTACAGGCACTTCTCGAAGCTTACATACTTCGAATAGCTTCTCGGTTTGTTCCTCAACCCCTTTCGCCACATCAATAACCATCAACCCACTATCAGCCGCAACTAGAGTACGTAGGGTATCTTCAGAGAAATCTTTGTG contains the following coding sequences:
- a CDS encoding peptide chain release factor 3 yields the protein MSATASADSPIVKEAKRRRTFAIISHPDAGKTTLTEKLLLYGGAIHEAGSVRARKASHHAASDWMAIEKERGISVTSSVMRFEKDGIKYNLLDTPGHKDFSEDTLRTLVAADSGLMVIDVAKGVEEQTEKLFEVCKLREVPVITFVNKCDRPGMDPLEVLSNIEAKLGIEAVPASWPLGYGQKFQGIYDVIGGKVHVYEKADHGAKKAITETMDVEEALAQSNLSETEKEAFREEVMLIEDMYPNMDKDLYNSGKVTPVFFGSALNNFGLDVFLTYFHQLAPSPQGYEHSEGGTRDVGDAFSGFIFKMQANMNPGHRDCAAFIRIASGKFQRGQNVVIANSGKKIKLATPHTLMGDDRQLLEEAFPGDIVSIFNPGDFRIGSTIFEKKKVRFDVIPLFTPEHFQKVATKDPFKRKQLREGLKQLSEEGVVHVFEVPNGVGNELLLGTVGVLQFEVVEHRMKEEYSVELVKTPVAYYCARWLPNDNDEVIEKLNASYSTHVTQDLEGNPIVLLDSMYALNQAEEKVGAENLFKFKQG